From Styela clava chromosome 6, kaStyClav1.hap1.2, whole genome shotgun sequence, one genomic window encodes:
- the LOC120331840 gene encoding transmembrane protein 45B-like isoform X1 has protein sequence MASWGGHTLPGTFFIIFGIYYAFLYISRYLKSRSKKDYNYYGTFYCCGKLPCSMLVVEGCLKIFFTSVGTLVELFYPGAPMGALHNSDGDFTHPMNWQHATMYFFFGLSGLADIISYTAKNVVPKGLDRIMGGLALFVEGYLFFFHLHGRSMIDTRCHVLLVIAVWPCALFALLEAFLINNRAVLHLLEMFHSILLIFQGVWFWMVAYILYPPSGERWDPCFTEAKMDAHQLAELKEHQHNSSGEEKTCNEGKVHLNVMFITMFWSWALAFVSIGVGIIYFLVYKWLKMRRQLDRSFCISEERTALKMESRHKGLLDGEDEDEEAF, from the exons ATGGCAAGCTGGGGTGGACATACTCTTCCTGggacattttttattatatttggaATATATTATGCTTTTCTATACATTTCAAGATATCTGAA ATCACGAAGTAAGAAGGATTACAACTACTATGGAACTTTCTACTGTTGTGGAAAACTACCGTGCTCTATGCTTGTGGTGGAAGGATGCCTGAAAATATTCTTTACGTCTGTGG GTACATTAGTTGAACTTTTCTATCCTGGTGCCCCAATGGGAGCTTTACATAACTCTGACGGCGATTTCACTCATCCCATGAACTGGCAGCACGCTACCATGTATTTCTTTTTTGGTTTATCTGGTTTGGCAGACATCATTTCTTATACTGCAAAAAATGTAGTGCCTAAAG GATTAGATAGAATCATGGGAGGCCTCGCTTTGTTTGTTGAAggatatttgtttttttttcatttgcatgGAAGATCGATGATCGACACGAGATGCCATGTCTTATTG gTGATTGCGGTTTGGCCTTGTGCACTTTTCGCATTGTTAGAAGCATTTTTGATCAACAATCGTGCGGTCTTACATCTCCTGGAAATGTTCCACTCAATTCTGCTGATATTCCAAGGAGTTTGGTTCTGGATG GTCGCTTACATTCTGTATCCACCTAGTGGAGAACGATGGGATCCATGCTTTACGGAGGCAAAAATGGACGCTCACCAACTAGCAGAATTAAAAGAACATC AACACAATAGCAGTGGTGAAGAAAAAACATGCAATGAAGGAAAAGTACATTTAAATGTGATGTTCATCACAATGTTCTGGAGTTGGGCTCTTGCCTTCGTGTCTATTGGCGTTGGAATCATCTACTTTCTAGTTTACAA GTGGTTGAAGATGCGAAGACAGCTTGATCGCTCTTTCTGCATCAGTGAGGAACGAACCGCTCTTAAAATGGAGAGCAGACACAAAGGTTTGCTCGACGGAGAAGATGAAGATGAGGAAGcgttttag
- the LOC120331840 gene encoding transmembrane protein 45B-like isoform X2 — protein MGSYGGHVLPGSFFIFFGIWYVIGYSWSYFTSRSKKDYNYYGTFYCCGKLPCSMLVVEGCLKIFFTSVGTLVELFYPGAPMGALHNSDGDFTHPMNWQHATMYFFFGLSGLADIISYTAKNVVPKGLDRIMGGLALFVEGYLFFFHLHGRSMIDTRCHVLLVIAVWPCALFALLEAFLINNRAVLHLLEMFHSILLIFQGVWFWMVAYILYPPSGERWDPCFTEAKMDAHQLAELKEHQHNSSGEEKTCNEGKVHLNVMFITMFWSWALAFVSIGVGIIYFLVYKWLKMRRQLDRSFCISEERTALKMESRHKGLLDGEDEDEEAF, from the exons ATGGGTAGCTACGGAGGTCACGTTCTTCCTggttctttttttatattttttggtaTCTGGTATGTTATTGGATACTCCTGGAGTTACTTTAC ATCACGAAGTAAGAAGGATTACAACTACTATGGAACTTTCTACTGTTGTGGAAAACTACCGTGCTCTATGCTTGTGGTGGAAGGATGCCTGAAAATATTCTTTACGTCTGTGG GTACATTAGTTGAACTTTTCTATCCTGGTGCCCCAATGGGAGCTTTACATAACTCTGACGGCGATTTCACTCATCCCATGAACTGGCAGCACGCTACCATGTATTTCTTTTTTGGTTTATCTGGTTTGGCAGACATCATTTCTTATACTGCAAAAAATGTAGTGCCTAAAG GATTAGATAGAATCATGGGAGGCCTCGCTTTGTTTGTTGAAggatatttgtttttttttcatttgcatgGAAGATCGATGATCGACACGAGATGCCATGTCTTATTG gTGATTGCGGTTTGGCCTTGTGCACTTTTCGCATTGTTAGAAGCATTTTTGATCAACAATCGTGCGGTCTTACATCTCCTGGAAATGTTCCACTCAATTCTGCTGATATTCCAAGGAGTTTGGTTCTGGATG GTCGCTTACATTCTGTATCCACCTAGTGGAGAACGATGGGATCCATGCTTTACGGAGGCAAAAATGGACGCTCACCAACTAGCAGAATTAAAAGAACATC AACACAATAGCAGTGGTGAAGAAAAAACATGCAATGAAGGAAAAGTACATTTAAATGTGATGTTCATCACAATGTTCTGGAGTTGGGCTCTTGCCTTCGTGTCTATTGGCGTTGGAATCATCTACTTTCTAGTTTACAA GTGGTTGAAGATGCGAAGACAGCTTGATCGCTCTTTCTGCATCAGTGAGGAACGAACCGCTCTTAAAATGGAGAGCAGACACAAAGGTTTGCTCGACGGAGAAGATGAAGATGAGGAAGcgttttag